TCAGAGAAAGACTAAAGCAGTCAACGACACCTTTTAGCCTTACAGGTGATTCTGTCCTGAAAACCAAAGCAGAGTAGGGTGTTTGCAAATGGTTTCTGAAAAATTCTGAAACAGAATCCAACTTGTCAATAATCGTTGTCCGGCGGCCTATTTATACCTTGAAATAAAATGTGAAGAGTTAACAGATGCACATGAATGCGCGTAAGTACGAATATCTGACCATTTAACAGCGGAGAACTACTCCAAAAGaattgaaagctcaattttctTACAGTAGATTCGTATAAAAGAGGGGAGAGGGAAAGAGAGATGCTTCGATGGTGTTAAGTCACCTTACTACTGACTAGACAAATTCAAATAtgattgcaggcttgcagctaaACCTGAAGGGATCACGAGCGAAGATATTTGAACTGTCTGCACAGGTGAAGCTCTCTAAAAGAATAAATGTGGTGCTACCTAATCACTTTGAAACATTCCTATATTTCACCAACAACGGCGTGTAGTGCCATGCCACCCTCAGAACTAGCTTTACTGAATGTTCCGAACGTTAAATTGAAATTGTAAATTGAGATTATTCTAAATGCTCAAATAAATGCCTGAACGTTTATTGGATAGACTCTGAATGCAAATATTTATTGGATGGATTCTGAATGCTCAAACGAAGAATAAAAAATTCTGCAGGACAGTGAACACTGAATATTAGAATGTGCTGCTGCTACATTGAGCATTATTCTGAGATACTGCATAGCTATCAAAAATAAAGCTGAAAAGGGACCTGCAAAATGTGTAGCCATgctcccagaatatttgcatgCAGAACAGCAAAAGAAAGCTAAACTTATATACATCACTAAGTGCTGTCAATTTGAGGGTAGAACACTGAATGTTGTCAAATTGGTAATATAATTCTGGTGGCAAAAGAGAATGAGGTGTGGCATAATCCAGTGCCACCAGATGACCATGCTCCCAGCACTGAACAACAGAGTTGCATATTGCTCACTTGCAAAATGAGCTTTCGCTTGCTTCACCAGAACACAAGCTCTCCAGCAAAAAGGTCATCGGAGCGAACTGTGCATTCATTGATTTTGTCTTCAATTTGCTTACCAAGGATGTCAAGTGCACTATCTACTAAGACGAAGCATTCTGGAAAGGTGGCTGCTCGATGTGCCAAATTGAGAAATTTGTGAGACATAAATTTGTAGCGAAGCATAGCATCCATTGGATTCTCGGTTATATTTCTTCCTTGGTTGTCTTGTATAGTTTCCATCCATGCTTCCCATGTCCATCGCTTTAACACATATTGTGGTGGTAGTAATTTGATATTCATCAAATCAAGAACTTTAAGAGCATGGGCACATAATATCCCAGTTCTATCAAAGTGCCTGCAGCTGCATGAAACTGTTTGCTTCAAAGGATCACCAATAACTTTGTACTCCTCCTTAAAGGTAAAATCTCCTACTAGATATTCATTATCACCCTCCAATGCCTTGGTGCAAGCTGCCAAGGATTTTTCATATTCACCTTGAAAAGCTTCAAATATAATAGGTGTATACAGCTTGCTAGCCTGCACCAAAATAGGTGGTGGTCTCTTCATACATATTTTAGGCAAATTTTTCCTTGAATCAAATTCTGAATTCAATTCATTATCCCTTTTTCCTTGCACCACCCTTTCGAAATGCTTGAAAAACTTGATGATGTCAAAATCAGATTTGAAATGGATTTTCAAGTCATTGTTCAGACTCTCACTCTCATTCAACTGTGTTCTTCTCATTCCTAATGTGAATACATCCTTCATATAACATTCAGCCCATTTTTCTTTCAACTTGTATATACCATCCAACCAAGTTTGCTTGCTCACCTTTTTCCTCATGATGTCAAATTTATGTTCAAATTCTGCCATGTCCACATACTCGAACATGCATGCGCTAAAATCTGATAGAATACTTGTATCTTCATTCTTCTCTGCATGTAGATGTTTGGCAGCATTCTGCATAATGTGAAAGGTGCATAATCCATGCCATGCTTCCACAAACACTTCTGCAACTGCCTTTCCCATTGCAGAATCTTGATCCGTATAGATTGTTTTAGGTTGTTTCCCGTTATGAACTTTTAGAAAGGTCTCAAACAGCCACTTGAAGGACTCAAATGTTTCATCATACATAAGAGCAGCACCAAAAACTACAGTTTCTCTAAAATGATTGAATCCGACAAAGACACCAAAAGGCTTGTTCTCCTTGTCTGTTCCAAAAGTAGTGTCAAAACTAACAACATCACCAAAATGTGCATAGTCCATTATCATTTTAGCATCAACCCAGAATATATTTGCTATTTGTTCTTCACAGTCCATTTGCAATACATATTGGAATGATGGGTTCTCAGTAATTTTGTCTTGAAAATACTTAAGCATGCTACCTGCTTGGCCATATGCCATCTCCCGTTGGCGCTTGGTCGGCAAATAGTTCGTGTGATCTTGAAGGGAGCTAAGACTGAGTGATCCACCAACTTGGCAACTAGCCAACTCATGTGCCACTTTCGGCCCAATTTCAGCATCATCTACCGCTTTCGGCTCAATTCTAGCATCACCTGCCACCTGTAAATCTGAAGTTTTCTTTTGTGACATCATCAAGCGTAAGATTTCTGGCAGGTGTAGTATGTGATTATGCTCCAAAACCAGCTCAGTCACTTTATAATTGCCCTTGTTCCGGTCCATTTTAAGACTCATGTGGACTTCACAATCAGTTCTAGTTTCAATTCGATGTCGCTTGATTAAATGATCCCTTTTGTCTTGCAATCGATGACCCTCCTTTGCACAAACAAATCTACATGATGTGACCGTGCCATCAGATGGCCTTTTGTTTGTATACCTTTTTCTCACCTCAAAGCCTTTCTGCCCACCATAACTAAGCCAAAATGCCCAAGCCTCATCTGAATTTCTAAACTCCATGCCAACATACGGTGCCAAACTAGGCAAGGTCTCACTGTATAAAAAACACAAAGTGTGAGACTAGTGCATAAATGCTtaccaaaaaaaattatgtaatcTCTTACTAAAATTTGTGAGATCTCATGCCAGAGGGAACATCGAAGGAGTAGCAGTACTTAGGCACAACTAAAATCTGTCGGATGTTACTTAAGAAATAACAGGATGGGGTTGTATTACTTACATATTGGAATCATGGGGCACCGCTTTAACCTCCTCTTCCATCTCAGTAATACAGAAGTAAATTTGGCAGCAGCCGAGAACTTGATCTTCAACCAATTGCTTCTTCTTTACCTTTGGAAGTGCAAGGGAAAGCTAAAGGATCAGGGATATTGTTATTTTTTTGGCGAGAAAACCAGCAGCGATTGATGCTATTTTGTTGTCCCGCCATCAGCTACGCGTTTGCTGTAGTGCCAGCCAGGGCGCATCACGGCAGACAACTGACTGGGTACTCGCTGCTTCTGTGGGCGTTTGTTTCCTGCTGTCAGATGTTGAAAGAACGGCGATGCGGCATCAGACGTCCCCTCCGATGTAAATTCCCTATGTTTATGCCTATCCAAAAGCTCCAATACAGAATACAATAAAATCAATTCGGTAACACAAACTACAAAATTCTCCAACAATTAGGTATGTTGCAAGTATAAAATAATCAAAAGTACCACAATATATTCAAAAGTTCTCATAATATCTCGAACCAACAAATAGAAATATTGCCACATTCATATGTTAACGTACACACCAATTTCAGGGTAAGCTAAGCAAACCTGCACTTGAAATTGCCGAATTGGAGTAGACAGTAAAGTACAAGAGTAGTCTGTAGTCCACTCACCAATCATGCAGAGAAGAGCAGGGCGCTGGACCGCTGGAGTTGGATGACAACGCGGGGGGTGCCGGTCGGGGAACAGGCGGCCAGtgcggccgcgacggcgacacgtcgggcggcggcggcccggcgctCGGGCACTGCTGGAGGCTGGAGccctggaggagtggaggacggCTCCGCGGTGGGTGGCGGCCTGATGGCGCGGCTGGAGCCTGGATGccgggactcggggtcgggcgggcggcgcgtggCGGCGTCGCCGTGGCTCCAGGCTGAGTTGGGGGGCGGGGGCCTGGGCAGCGGCCGAGACGGCGAGTGTGGGGACGGGCGAACGGCACGGGCTGACGGGAGGATGTGCTATGTTAGTTTGAGCAGGCCGCTGCCGGGCCTATTCTTCGGTTTGGGCCTTCAAAATCTAAGCAGTAACAAAACTCAATAAATTCCAGGAGAGTACCCTGCCTGGGCCTATATGGACTACCTTCTTAGGCCACTGAAATCAATTACACATGTTTACCACGCGATGAAAATTACCTAGGCTACTAGAGAAAACAGAACAATCAGCATCAAATGTAGGGGGAAAACCTAAGGCTTCACAGACCATGGCGTTGCAAGTAATTCGCTAGCATCCTCAGGCACCCTAAAAGTCTTATGAGTTCTTGCAACGATGGTGCCCATTCTTGACTCG
The genomic region above belongs to Setaria italica strain Yugu1 chromosome VI, Setaria_italica_v2.0, whole genome shotgun sequence and contains:
- the LOC101759516 gene encoding protein FAR1-RELATED SEQUENCE 5-like; translation: MEEEVKAVPHDSNIETLPSLAPYVGMEFRNSDEAWAFWLSYGGQKGFEVRKRYTNKRPSDGTVTSCRFVCAKEGHRLQDKRDHLIKRHRIETRTDCEVHMSLKMDRNKGNYKVTELVLEHNHILHLPEILRLMMSQKKTSDLQVAGDARIEPKAVDDAEIGPKVAHELASCQVGGSLSLSSLQDHTNYLPTKRQREMAYGQAGSMLKYFQDKITENPSFQYVLQMDCEEQIANIFWVDAKMIMDYAHFGDVVSFDTTFGTDKENKPFGVFVGFNHFRETVVFGAALMYDETFESFKWLFETFLKVHNGKQPKTIYTDQDSAMGKAVAEVFVEAWHGLCTFHIMQNAAKHLHAEKNEDTSILSDFSACMFEYVDMAEFEHKFDIMRKKVSKQTWLDGIYKLKEKWAECYMKDVFTLGMRRTQLNESESLNNDLKIHFKSDFDIIKFFKHFERVVQGKRDNELNSEFDSRKNLPKICMKRPPPILVQASKLYTPIIFEAFQGEYEKSLAACTKALEGDNEYLVGDFTFKEEYKVIGDPLKQTVSCSCRHFDRTGILCAHALKVLDLMNIKLLPPQYVLKRWTWEAWMETIQDNQGRNITENPMDAMLRYKFMSHKFLNLAHRAATFPECFVLVDSALDILGKQIEDKINECTVRSDDLFAGELVFW